In the Gossypium raimondii isolate GPD5lz chromosome 9, ASM2569854v1, whole genome shotgun sequence genome, one interval contains:
- the LOC105800706 gene encoding probable bifunctional TENA-E protein has protein sequence MQAKITVTETWLRKHRHLYDGATRHPFIRSIRDGNIDISAFKTWLGQDYIFVRAFVPFVASVLTKAYKGSDDGNGDVEVILGGVAALHDEISWFKKEAFKWGVQLSSIAPQKANQEYCRFLESLISPEVEYTVTAVAFWAIETIYQESFAHCLEDDSKTPPELKETCQRWGNESFGEYCNSLRNIVDRQLEKASDDVITKAEATLLRVLEHEVDFWNMSHRRT, from the exons ATGCAGGCAAAGATCACCGTGACGGAGACATGGCTGAGGAAGCACCGCCACTTGTACGACGGAGCCACCAGACATCCTTTTATCCGCAGCATTCGAGATGGGAACATCGATATCTCCGCCTTCAAAACATGGCTG GGGCAGGATTACATATTTGTTAGAGCTTTTGTGCCGTTTGTAGCAAGTGTTTTGACTAAAGCTTATAAAGGATCAGATGATGGTAACGGTGATGTAGAAGTGATATTAGGAGGTGTAGCTGCTTTACATGATGAGATTTCCTGGTTTAAGAAAGAAGCTTTTAAGTGGGGTGTTCAGCTCTCAAGTATTGCTCCTCAGAAAGCAAATCAAGAATACTGCCG ATTTCTTGAGAGCTTAATAAGCCCAGAAGTCGAATACACCGTCACGGCTGTAGCTTTTTGGGCGATCGAAACCATCTATCAGGAGAGTTTCGCACACTGCTTAGAAGATGACAGTAAAACCCCTCCAGAACTCAAGGAAACTTGCCAAAGATGGGGCAATGAAAGCTTCGGAGAGTACTGTAATTCCCTCCGGAATATTGTCGATCGACAGCTAGAAAAAGCGTCTGATGATGTCATCACAAAAGCTGAAGCGACACTCCTGCGTGTTCTTGAACACGAAGTTGATTTCTGGAACATGAGCCATAGAAGAACCTGA
- the LOC105800711 gene encoding outer envelope pore protein 16-2, chloroplastic: MATSLETRSLLDELRSFDKGGFFDLGHPLLNRIAESFVKAAGIGAIKGVAREGCYLALEGTKPRSSSTDISAKNNKKNPFPYLRGETNRKSLEAMVKSTGKESLQWGLAAGLYSGITYGLQEARGAHDWKNSAVAGALTGMTVALTCEKPCQEHVLQCAITGAALSTAANLLTGVF; encoded by the exons ATGGCCACTAGTTTAGAGACTAGGTCATTGCTCGATGAATTACGTAGCTTCGACAAAGGAGGCTTCTTCGATCTCGGTCACCCTCTCCTTAATCGCATTGCTGAGAGCTTTGTCAAAGCTGCTGGC ATTGGAGCCATTAAAGGTGTTGCCAGAGAGGGTTGTTATCTAGCTCTTGAAG GAACTAAACCAAGAAGTAGTTCCACTGATATCAGTGCTAAGAACAATAAGAAGAATCCATTTCCTTATCTCAGAG GAGAAACCAATCGAAAATCGCTCGAAGCAATG GTGAAGAGCACTGGAAAGGAATCCCTACAATGGG GCCTGGCTGCCGGCTTATATTCGGGAATCACATACGGCTTACAAGAGGCTCGTGGCGCTCATGATTGG AAAAACAGTGCGGTTGCGGGGGCACTTACAGGGATGACAGTGGCACTCACATGTGAGAAACCTTGCCAAGAACACGTGTTGCAATGCGCCATCACTGGAGCCGCCCTTTCGACGGCGGCCAATCTTCTGACAGGAGTGTTTTAA
- the LOC105800710 gene encoding histone-lysine N-methyltransferase ASHR2 encodes MLTADSGSVLRLVEIEGRGRALVASQPLKAGQIVLQDSPIVVYSAFPLVKPQSSASYCDNCFRILSSSANVVPCPLCSHHLFCGPNCLTAATASSHSPWVCQALSRLRDCPSLFSQPLEQQVQARFLIAAYNLALVSPSDFQVLLSLQGQYSPSDAPAAEFLHSLILSVCPPPSLPISIELTAALLAKDKLNAFGLMEPISLQQDGERSVRAYGIYPKASFFNHDCLPNACRFDYLDSAPAQNTDMIVRMIHDVPVGREICLSYFPVNLNYSARQKRLTEDYGFTCNCDRCKVEANWSDNEADVIDDNGTVEENEDEEIMEEDNDEQMVASEGDEVGEADFPHAYFFVRYMCNRENCWGTLAPLPPSNDVQSKVLECNVCGNHKSEEDMC; translated from the coding sequence ATGTTGACAGCTGATTCGGGTTCTGTGTTAAGGTTAGTGGAGATAGAAGGAAGAGGAAGGGCTCTCGTTGCATCGCAACCATTGAAGGCGGGGCAAATCGTTCTCCAGGATTCTCCTATCGTTGTTTACTCCGCTTTTCCGTTGGTTAAACCTCAATCTTCGGCATCTTATTGTGATAATTGCTTTAGGATACTCTCCTCATCGGCAAATGTAGTGCCGTGTCCATTATGTTCTCATCATCTCTTTTGCGGTCCAAATTGCCTAACCGCGGCAACAGCTTCCTCTCATTCACCTTGGGTCTGCCAGGCTCTTAGTCGTCTTCGGGATTGCCCTTCTCTTTTTTCTCAACCTCTCGAACAGCAAGTGCAAGCTCGGTTTCTTATAGCTGCATATAATCTAGCCCTTGTTTCCCCTTCGGATTTCCAGGTTTTGCTTTCTCTTCAAGGTCAATATTCCCCTTCCGATGCTCCTGCTGCCGAATTCCTACATTCCCTCATTTTGTCGGTCTGTCCTCCGCCTTCGTTACCGATTTCTATCGAACTCACAGCTGCTTTATTGGCAAAAGATAAGCTCAATGCTTTTGGCTTGATGGAACCTATCTCTCTACAACAAGACGGAGAGAGGTCCGTCCGTGCTTACGGGATCTATCCCAAAGCATCTTTCTTCAACCATGATTGTCTTCCAAATGCTTGCAGATTCGATTACCTCGACTCAGCTCCGGCCCAGAACACCGACATGATTGTTAGGATGATTCATGATGTCCCTGTAGGTAGAGAGATTTGCTTGAGTTATTTCCCCGTCAATCTCAACTACTCCGCCCGACAGAAGAGATTGACCGAGGATTATGGCTTTACCTGCAATTGTGACCGTTGCAAAGTTGAGGCTAATTGGTCCGATAATGAAGCTGACGTTATAGATGATAACGGGACCGTCGAAGAGAATGAGGATGAGGAGATCATGGAAGAGGACAACGATGAACAAATGGTAGCCTCTGAAGGGGATGAAGTAGGAGAAGCCGATTTCCCCCATGCTTATTTCTTTGTGAGATACATGTGTAATCGCGAAAACTGTTGGGGCACGCTCGCGCCGTTGCCCCCATCCAATGATGTTCAGTCTAAAGTATTGGAATGTAATGTCTGTGGCAACCACAAGAGTGAAGAAGATATGTGTTGA
- the LOC105800712 gene encoding uncharacterized protein LOC105800712, whose product MKLSISYNLDNLDVKDRNDGNRSKKSKRKHRRDSGSDSDSEASVFRTDTGASSDSSSAESSTDYNSSSSKSEEERRQERRKKQRGRHSRRYIAHLRSLLIRIPLIGANGGRVEGIDIQPVRCWMPVIEPSEITPYMSSFLFPMFTSDNSSQ is encoded by the coding sequence ATGAAACTTTCAATCTCGTATAATTTGGATAACCTGGATGTTAAGGATAGGAATGACGGTAATAGGTCTAAGAAAAGCAAGAGGAAGCATCGGCGAGATTCTGGGTCCGATTCTGATAGTGAGGCTTCAGTTTTCAGGACTGATACTGGTGCCTCATCAGATTCTTCTTCAGCCGAGAGTAGTACGGATTACAATTCATCATCATCCAAGTCCGAGGAAGAGAGAAGGCAAGAGAGGAGGAAGAAGCAGAGGGGGAGGCATAGTAGAAGGTATATAGCTCATCTTCGAAGCCTTCTGATTCGGATTCCATTGATAGGAGCAAACGGAGGAAGAGTTGAAGGCATTGACATCCAGCCTGTTCGTTGCTGGATGCCAGTGATTGAGCCTTCGGAAATAACTCCGTATAtgtcttctttcctttttccgATGTTTACAAGTGACAATAGTTCCCAGTAG